The Prodigiosinella aquatilis region TAGCGACATTACGCATTGCCCGCCCGGTAACGGATTTGCAAAAAAGCCTGTCAATGTATAGCCGCGGTTTGGCATTACAGAAAATTGCTGAATTTGCTGATCATGCCGGGTTTAGCGGTGTAATGCTGGGGCGGGAAAATTTGCCCTGGCACTTGGAGTTTACGTTTTGCCATACACATCCGATTATACCGTCTCCCACGGTGGATGATCTGCTGGTGTTGTATATTCCTGAGCAGGATCAATGGGTGCTTGCCTGCCAGCGTATGGAACAAGCTGGATTCAGCACAGTAAAATCGTTCA contains the following coding sequences:
- a CDS encoding VOC family protein; its protein translation is MIATLRIARPVTDLQKSLSMYSRGLALQKIAEFADHAGFSGVMLGRENLPWHLEFTFCHTHPIIPSPTVDDLLVLYIPEQDQWVLACQRMEQAGFSTVKSFNPYWDQQGKTFCDHDGYRVVLQNSSWPVVR